TGTTCTGGAAGATATCCGCGAAGGCGATGTCGGCGCGATTCTGGGCTGGGGCTTTGCCCCGTGGTCAGGGGGGCCCTTTGGCTGGCTGGACATGATGGGCGCGGCCCGCGCCGTCGAGATCTGCGACGGGCTGACAGCAAAATACGGCGATCGTTTTGCCAGCCCTGCCCTGCTGCGCGACATGGCGGAAAAGGGCACCAGCTTCTATGACCGCTTTGGTGCAGCCAAGACTGCCGCCTGAAGCAGCAAATAAACAGGGCCGTTGCAGGACTGCACGGGGGGCGGATAATTCGCCCCCCGTCCCCGTTGAACGTCCCGCGAATCAGCATATGCTGCGGTGCATGTAGATGCCGCAGTTGCAATCGACAAAAGGATAGCCTGGATGACCGAAGACACCCGCCGTCGTGCCGAGGCAGCTCAGAAGGACATCGAGGACGTGACATCGGTGGTGCTGCCCGAACCGGGCCAGCCCCCGGTTTTGCTTGACGCGGCCGATCCCCAAACCAGCGAGGAAATCCGTCGTCGCATGGACGAACTGGACATGTCCGACAGCGGTTCCATCGTTCGCTTTGGCACCCGTGCACAGGCCGAACTGCAGGAAATCAGCCAGCGCATGCTGGCCGATGTCAAGAACAAGGATGTCGGCCCCGCCGGTGAAAGCCTGCGCGAGATCGTCACCACGATCCGAGGCTTTTCGACCGCGGAACTGGACATGCGGCGCGAACGCAGCTGGTGGGAAAAACTGATCGGGAAATCGGCGCCCTTTGCGAAATTCGTCGCCAATTACGAAGAGGTCCAGACCCAGCTTGACCGCGTGACCGCCGATCTTGAAAGCCATGAGCAGCGTTTGCTCAAGGATATCAAGGCACTTGATCTGCTGTATGACCGCACGCTGAAGTTCTATGATGAACTTGCGCTCTATATTTCGGCAGGCGAGGCCAAGCTGAAGCAATTGGATTCCAACGACATTCCGGCTCTGGAGGCGAGGGTTGAAGAGGGTCAGGAGGCCGAGCAGGTCATGCGTGCGCAGGAATTGCGCGATCTGCGCACCGCCCGCGATGATCTGGAACGGCGTGTCCATGATCTGAAGCTGACTCGCCAGGTGACCATGCAGTCGCTGCCCTCGATCCGTCTTGTGCAGGAAAACGACAAATCGCTGGTAACCAAGATCAATTCGACCCTGGTGAACACCGTGCCGCTGTGGGAAACCCAGCTGGCGCAGGCCGTCACGATCCAGCGCAGCGCCGAAGCTGCGCAGGCGGTGCGCGCGGCCAGCGATCTGACCAATGACCTGCTGACCCGCAATGCGGAAAACCTGCGTCAGGCAAATGCGCAGATCCGTACCGAGACCGA
This is a stretch of genomic DNA from Paracoccus seriniphilus. It encodes these proteins:
- a CDS encoding toxic anion resistance protein, with amino-acid sequence MTEDTRRRAEAAQKDIEDVTSVVLPEPGQPPVLLDAADPQTSEEIRRRMDELDMSDSGSIVRFGTRAQAELQEISQRMLADVKNKDVGPAGESLREIVTTIRGFSTAELDMRRERSWWEKLIGKSAPFAKFVANYEEVQTQLDRVTADLESHEQRLLKDIKALDLLYDRTLKFYDELALYISAGEAKLKQLDSNDIPALEARVEEGQEAEQVMRAQELRDLRTARDDLERRVHDLKLTRQVTMQSLPSIRLVQENDKSLVTKINSTLVNTVPLWETQLAQAVTIQRSAEAAQAVRAASDLTNDLLTRNAENLRQANAQIRTETERGVFDIDAVRTANAELIATIEDSLRIADEGRARRAAAEEDLTRMEGELRDALGAASASRQPDTTGKVTQA